A single window of Acidobacteriota bacterium DNA harbors:
- a CDS encoding succinate dehydrogenase iron-sulfur subunit: protein MAGKATEVIDVVFSVRRYTPEKDPAPYFQNFTVPVKPGMTVLEGLHYIKENLDPTLVWRYSCRMGVCGSCGMLLNGRPMLACNTQILDIADKALAVAPLPNFDVVRDLVPDLVTMFDKHRSLMPFIVRDEAELNDPAGEYEQSPEELEEYLQFSFCIRCGCCMAACPTLATDVRYLGPMPLAQAYRYNVDTRDGARKERSAVAGSGHGAFRCHYAGECSRACPKGVDPAKAIQHLKRQLVLDYLHLSRKHKPCDKLHGPGKLPRDPKIPEAPPYTVGK, encoded by the coding sequence ATGGCGGGAAAAGCAACCGAAGTGATCGACGTCGTCTTCAGCGTCCGCAGGTACACGCCGGAAAAGGACCCGGCGCCCTATTTTCAGAACTTCACGGTGCCCGTGAAGCCGGGCATGACGGTCCTGGAGGGCCTCCACTACATCAAGGAGAACCTGGACCCGACCCTGGTCTGGCGGTACTCCTGCCGCATGGGGGTCTGCGGCTCCTGCGGGATGCTCCTCAACGGGCGCCCCATGCTGGCCTGCAATACGCAGATTCTGGACATCGCCGACAAGGCGCTCGCCGTGGCTCCCCTGCCGAACTTCGACGTGGTGAGGGACCTGGTTCCCGACCTCGTGACCATGTTCGACAAGCACCGCTCCCTGATGCCCTTCATCGTAAGGGACGAAGCCGAGCTCAATGACCCGGCGGGTGAGTACGAGCAGTCTCCCGAGGAATTGGAGGAATACCTCCAGTTCAGTTTCTGCATCCGCTGCGGCTGCTGCATGGCCGCCTGTCCCACCCTCGCCACGGACGTTCGCTACCTGGGGCCCATGCCCCTCGCCCAGGCCTACCGGTACAACGTGGACACGCGGGATGGCGCGCGCAAGGAGCGGTCCGCCGTGGCGGGCTCGGGCCACGGGGCCTTCCGATGCCACTACGCCGGCGAATGCTCCCGCGCCTGCCCCAAGGGCGTGGACCCGGCCAAGGCCATCCAGCACCTCAAGAGGCAGCTCGTCCTCGACTACCTCCACCTCTCCCGCAAGCACAAACCGTGCGACAAACTGCACGGTCCGGGCAAGCTCCCGAGAGATCCCAAGATCCCCGAGGCGCCCCCGTACACCGTGGGCAAGTAG
- a CDS encoding SDR family oxidoreductase — MDLGLKGKVALVCGSSAGIGRAVAEALAAEGCDLFLVARREEALAGLSGDLRRRFGVRALFRAADLSDNGEISTVLKDLHEGYGRCDVLFANAGGPPPGSAASLLTEEALRKGWELTFLSAARLIRGVLPGMRERKWGRIVALTSVSVWEPIAGLALSNVYRPAVTGLLKTLAAEVAADGVTVNSVCPGYTRTERLEDLASATAEREGTAPESVRAAWATSIPAGRLGEPEEIAAAVAFLCSERASYVTGTALPVDGGRTRFLLG, encoded by the coding sequence GTGGACCTGGGGCTCAAGGGCAAAGTGGCGCTGGTCTGCGGATCCAGCGCGGGCATCGGCAGGGCCGTGGCGGAGGCCCTGGCGGCGGAGGGGTGCGATCTGTTCCTCGTGGCCAGGCGGGAGGAGGCCCTGGCCGGGCTTTCGGGGGACCTTCGCCGCCGCTTCGGCGTCCGCGCCCTCTTCCGGGCCGCGGACCTGTCGGACAACGGGGAAATCTCAACGGTCCTGAAAGACCTCCACGAAGGATACGGCCGCTGTGACGTGCTCTTCGCCAACGCGGGCGGGCCGCCCCCCGGTTCGGCCGCCTCGCTCCTCACGGAGGAGGCCCTTCGCAAGGGGTGGGAGCTGACCTTCCTGTCGGCGGCCCGGCTCATCCGCGGGGTCCTGCCGGGCATGCGGGAACGCAAGTGGGGCCGGATCGTGGCCCTCACGTCCGTGTCCGTATGGGAACCCATCGCGGGCCTTGCGCTCTCGAATGTTTACCGGCCCGCCGTCACGGGGCTCCTCAAGACCCTGGCGGCGGAGGTGGCGGCCGACGGCGTCACGGTCAACAGCGTGTGTCCGGGCTACACCCGGACCGAGCGGCTGGAAGACCTGGCCTCCGCCACCGCGGAGCGCGAGGGCACCGCGCCGGAATCCGTGCGCGCCGCCTGGGCGACCTCCATTCCCGCGGGCCGCCTCGGCGAGCCGGAGGAGATCGCGGCCGCCGTGGCCTTCCTCTGCTCCGAGAGAGCGTCCTACGTCACCGGCACGGCCCTGCCCGTGGATGGGGGCAGAACCCGCTTCCTGCTCGGGTGA
- a CDS encoding GNAT family N-acetyltransferase yields MRNANPAPKTLEIHPLTPDRWADFESLFGMRGACGGCWCMWWRRTRADFLAGKGEGNRGAMRALVESGEVPGLLAYSAGRPVGWVSLGPRAQFTRLARSRTLAPVDDRAVWSVVCFFVAKDARGRGVAGALLRAAADFALARGARILEGYPTDDPPKPLPAPFVYTGVTSLFVKAGFREAARRSPSRPVMRLDLGRRTR; encoded by the coding sequence ATGAGGAACGCGAACCCGGCTCCGAAGACGCTGGAGATCCATCCCCTGACACCCGACCGCTGGGCCGATTTCGAATCGCTTTTCGGGATGAGGGGCGCCTGCGGGGGCTGCTGGTGCATGTGGTGGCGGCGGACGCGGGCCGATTTTCTGGCCGGAAAGGGAGAGGGAAACCGGGGCGCCATGCGGGCGCTCGTGGAATCCGGGGAAGTTCCCGGTCTGCTCGCCTACTCGGCCGGGCGGCCCGTCGGTTGGGTATCCCTGGGGCCCCGCGCCCAATTTACCCGCCTGGCCCGGTCGCGGACGCTCGCGCCGGTGGACGACCGGGCCGTGTGGTCGGTCGTCTGCTTCTTCGTCGCCAAGGATGCCCGGGGGCGCGGGGTGGCGGGGGCGTTGCTTCGCGCGGCGGCCGATTTCGCCCTCGCCCGGGGGGCGCGGATCCTGGAGGGTTACCCGACGGATGACCCCCCGAAGCCCCTTCCCGCGCCCTTTGTCTACACCGGCGTCACCTCCCTCTTCGTAAAGGCGGGGTTTCGGGAGGCCGCCCGCCGATCGCCCTCCCGCCCCGTCATGCGTCTGGACTTGGGGCGCCGAACGCGCTAG
- a CDS encoding outer membrane protein transport protein — MRMRGLVGVLLLLAATGAFASGTQVYEQGSKASALAGAFVAQADDPSAVFYNPAGMAFQKGMNLSFNLTYIRADVKHLSPTYGTFQNNAKNFFLPSFFFTMPINDKITFGLSNTAPFNLATDWADDFNGRFAGRHSKIVTFQVRPAVSFKLDDHNAVAIGLDYYDSEINLIRSANTSAISTAINPHRLPSPPFPPGIPFYRFSEVSLDTHVRDQALGWNVSYMGQWDHLSLGLFYHSKAKFDYDGHVSFEVPASLRSVSYLFPGQGVNLSLTSVPASARLGLGYKWDKWRAEVDLNWTQWSTWGTAPAHFQKPTSFHGSPVVANETFVFNWKDGYTYRVGASYQYSDHYTINFGALYDETAIGNNERSPLLPDQARWAFTFGTSYKKGHWGLDWYAMYLKWNNAHVTEYNHYRSDSTGLPLVVVPVYGQLYPTSYDIVPDGKYKGQAYLYGVSLSYRF; from the coding sequence ATGAGGATGAGAGGATTGGTAGGGGTCCTGCTACTGTTGGCGGCCACCGGCGCCTTCGCGTCCGGCACGCAGGTCTACGAACAAGGGTCCAAGGCCTCGGCCCTGGCCGGAGCCTTCGTCGCCCAGGCCGACGACCCGAGCGCCGTCTTTTACAACCCCGCCGGGATGGCCTTCCAGAAGGGCATGAACTTGTCCTTCAACCTGACGTACATCCGGGCGGACGTGAAGCACCTCAGCCCCACCTACGGCACGTTCCAGAACAACGCAAAGAACTTCTTCCTGCCGTCGTTCTTCTTCACCATGCCCATCAACGACAAGATCACCTTCGGCCTGAGCAACACGGCCCCCTTCAACCTGGCCACGGATTGGGCCGACGACTTCAACGGCCGCTTCGCCGGGCGCCACTCCAAAATCGTCACGTTCCAGGTGCGGCCCGCGGTCTCCTTCAAGCTGGACGACCACAACGCGGTGGCCATCGGCCTCGACTACTACGACTCCGAGATCAACCTGATCCGGAGCGCCAACACTTCGGCCATCTCCACCGCCATCAACCCCCACCGGCTCCCCTCGCCGCCCTTCCCGCCGGGCATTCCCTTCTACCGCTTCTCCGAGGTGAGCCTCGATACGCACGTCCGCGACCAGGCGCTGGGCTGGAACGTGTCCTACATGGGCCAGTGGGACCACCTGTCCCTCGGCCTCTTCTACCACAGCAAGGCGAAGTTCGACTACGACGGCCACGTCTCCTTCGAGGTGCCCGCGTCCCTCCGGTCCGTCAGCTACCTGTTCCCGGGACAGGGCGTCAATCTGAGCCTCACGTCGGTTCCGGCCAGCGCCCGTCTGGGCCTGGGCTACAAGTGGGACAAGTGGCGCGCCGAGGTGGACCTCAACTGGACCCAGTGGAGCACCTGGGGCACGGCGCCGGCCCACTTCCAGAAGCCCACCTCCTTCCACGGCTCGCCGGTGGTGGCGAACGAGACCTTCGTCTTCAACTGGAAAGACGGCTACACCTATCGCGTGGGCGCCAGCTACCAGTACAGCGACCACTACACGATCAACTTCGGCGCCCTCTATGATGAGACGGCCATCGGCAACAACGAGCGCTCCCCGCTCCTGCCCGACCAGGCTCGCTGGGCCTTCACTTTCGGCACCAGCTACAAGAAGGGCCACTGGGGGCTGGACTGGTACGCCATGTACCTGAAGTGGAACAACGCCCACGTGACCGAGTACAACCACTACCGGTCCGACAGCACGGGCCTTCCGCTCGTGGTGGTGCCCGTCTACGGCCAGCTCTATCCCACTTCGTACGACATCGTTCCGGACGGAAAGTACAAGGGCCAGGCCTACCTCTACGGCGTGTCCCTCAGCTACCGCTTCTAG
- a CDS encoding geranylgeranyl reductase family protein has protein sequence MTERPSIQESPESAKGKCWDAAIVGAGPAGSIAALHLARRGHRVLLLDRARFPREKVCGDGLISDALRALKRAGLYEEVAASAHRLTLATAYSPSRIAVDVPGEALTLRRLHLDAILASGATRAGARFVQGAARSAEPGEDSVRLEVEGLPDPLYARYLLVATGAGLSLMKELGMVRRPEPSAFALRAYVQSDMTLDRLLFAFDRALVPGYGWIFPLGAGEFNVGVGRPATAGGTIRDGFDRFLREFPPARDLMASGRLLGPPKGAMLRMGLEGSIPAVHPRVLAIGEAVGTTFPFSGEGIGKAMESAEIAAEAVGEALQTGDAAPVLRYPEILERRLRPRYHGYTMAERWVGRPWLCDLIFKRARRSPWMQEALRGLAEETVDPREVFSWRGLWRSLTG, from the coding sequence GTGACCGAGAGGCCCTCCATTCAGGAGTCCCCCGAGTCCGCGAAAGGGAAGTGCTGGGATGCGGCGATCGTGGGGGCGGGCCCCGCCGGCTCCATCGCCGCCCTGCACCTCGCCCGACGAGGACACCGGGTGCTCCTCCTGGATCGGGCACGGTTTCCCCGAGAAAAAGTCTGCGGGGACGGTCTGATCTCGGACGCCCTGCGCGCCCTCAAGCGGGCGGGGTTGTACGAGGAGGTCGCGGCGTCGGCTCACCGGCTTACGCTGGCGACCGCCTACAGCCCTTCCCGGATCGCCGTGGACGTGCCCGGGGAGGCCTTGACCCTGCGCCGCCTTCACCTCGATGCCATCCTGGCTTCGGGTGCGACCCGTGCGGGAGCCCGGTTCGTCCAGGGGGCGGCACGATCCGCCGAACCCGGGGAGGATTCGGTCCGGCTGGAGGTGGAGGGACTGCCCGATCCCCTCTACGCCCGGTATCTCCTGGTGGCCACGGGCGCGGGACTTTCGCTGATGAAGGAGCTGGGAATGGTGCGCAGGCCCGAACCCTCGGCCTTCGCGCTTCGGGCCTACGTCCAATCGGACATGACCCTCGACCGGCTCCTGTTCGCCTTCGACCGGGCCCTGGTGCCGGGGTACGGATGGATCTTCCCCCTGGGGGCAGGCGAGTTCAACGTGGGGGTGGGGCGGCCGGCCACAGCGGGAGGGACCATCCGAGACGGATTCGACCGCTTCCTGAGGGAGTTTCCGCCCGCGCGGGATCTCATGGCTTCGGGGCGCCTTCTCGGCCCTCCGAAGGGGGCCATGCTCCGGATGGGCCTGGAGGGCTCCATCCCGGCGGTACACCCCCGGGTCCTCGCCATCGGAGAGGCGGTGGGGACCACCTTTCCCTTCTCGGGCGAGGGGATCGGGAAGGCCATGGAATCGGCGGAAATCGCCGCCGAGGCGGTGGGGGAGGCCCTCCAAACGGGAGACGCCGCCCCCGTCCTCCGGTACCCGGAGATCCTGGAAAGGCGGTTGAGGCCCCGCTACCACGGCTACACCATGGCCGAGCGCTGGGTGGGCCGTCCCTGGCTGTGCGATCTCATCTTCAAGAGGGCGCGAAGGAGCCCCTGGATGCAGGAGGCGCTCCGCGGGCTGGCCGAAGAAACCGTGGATCCGAGGGAAGTCTTTTCCTGGCGCGGGTTGTGGAGATCGCTGACGGGCTGA
- a CDS encoding SGNH/GDSL hydrolase family protein, translating into MPSRGFWTAWLFVASGLLCAAQSPDFSNIVLIGDSLTAGFVDGGLHEHGQEHALGSLISEQVGHPVTNPLVSYPGIPICLTLAGFDANGLPILVPAGTTMGSLLNPLQQPTNLAVPGHTSLDCLSKAPEGAPDSLTDLILGFPGHYLGGQPALSQVELAAQLNPTFVLLWIGANDALGGALSGDPANTIPTSVFSQTFPAILEALLATGAQAVVGNIPDPTVVPALTSGRYLKDLGVPLRVLRITPADYVTPAGMAHVKAILAGTAQGPLDPSEVLTRKEAEKIKKLVIEDNKVIAKACKAAGVPVVDVFKELKLIHNRGYELPNGQRIFTSFLGGIFSLDGVHPTYTGQAIVANAFIDAINDGYGTAIPHVDVMAENRKDPLGVAEAPVLPQFDLGAYEPILSRWQ; encoded by the coding sequence ATGCCGAGTCGTGGATTCTGGACTGCGTGGCTGTTCGTGGCCTCGGGACTTCTGTGCGCCGCACAGTCGCCCGATTTCTCCAACATCGTCCTGATCGGAGACAGCCTGACGGCGGGATTCGTGGACGGCGGGCTCCACGAGCACGGCCAGGAGCATGCCCTGGGAAGCCTCATCTCGGAGCAGGTGGGCCACCCCGTCACCAACCCCCTCGTCTCCTATCCGGGCATTCCCATCTGCCTGACCCTCGCGGGCTTCGACGCCAACGGGCTTCCCATCCTAGTTCCCGCCGGGACGACCATGGGGTCCCTCCTGAACCCCCTCCAGCAGCCCACCAACCTGGCCGTTCCCGGGCACACCTCCCTGGACTGCCTCTCCAAAGCACCGGAGGGAGCCCCCGACTCCCTGACGGACCTCATCCTCGGCTTTCCCGGCCACTACCTGGGAGGGCAGCCGGCCCTCAGCCAGGTGGAGCTCGCCGCCCAGTTGAATCCCACCTTCGTCCTTCTCTGGATCGGCGCCAACGACGCTCTGGGAGGGGCCCTCTCCGGGGATCCGGCCAACACCATTCCCACGAGCGTCTTCTCCCAGACCTTTCCCGCCATCCTGGAGGCCCTTCTGGCCACGGGGGCCCAGGCGGTCGTGGGGAACATCCCCGATCCCACGGTGGTTCCGGCCCTCACCTCGGGAAGGTACCTCAAGGACCTGGGCGTCCCCCTCCGGGTCCTGAGAATCACGCCCGCCGATTACGTCACCCCCGCGGGCATGGCCCACGTGAAGGCCATCCTGGCCGGCACGGCCCAGGGCCCCCTGGATCCTTCGGAGGTGCTGACCCGGAAGGAAGCGGAGAAGATCAAGAAGCTCGTGATCGAGGACAACAAGGTCATCGCGAAGGCCTGCAAGGCCGCCGGTGTCCCCGTGGTGGACGTCTTCAAGGAATTGAAGCTCATCCACAACCGCGGGTACGAACTGCCCAACGGACAGAGGATCTTCACGTCCTTTCTCGGAGGGATCTTCAGCCTGGACGGGGTCCATCCCACCTACACGGGGCAGGCCATCGTGGCCAACGCCTTCATCGACGCGATCAACGACGGCTACGGTACGGCCATCCCCCACGTGGACGTGATGGCGGAGAACCGGAAGGACCCCCTCGGCGTGGCGGAGGCGCCTGTCCTCCCGCAATTCGACCTCGGGGCCTACGAACCCATCCTGAGCCGCTGGCAATGA
- a CDS encoding type II toxin-antitoxin system RelE/ParE family toxin — MTYEVRWKASTRQDLKGLGREAAGRVRTFVERKLAKDPRMGEPLQGRWRPLWRARTGDYRVLYAFSDKELWILVVRIAHRKESYR, encoded by the coding sequence GTGACCTACGAGGTTCGTTGGAAAGCCAGCACTCGACAAGATCTCAAAGGGCTGGGACGGGAGGCCGCGGGAAGGGTGCGCACCTTCGTGGAGAGAAAGCTGGCGAAGGACCCGAGAATGGGCGAACCGCTCCAGGGCCGTTGGCGCCCCCTCTGGCGGGCCCGGACGGGCGATTACCGGGTCCTTTACGCTTTCAGCGACAAAGAACTATGGATCCTCGTCGTTCGCATAGCGCACAGGAAGGAATCCTACCGGTAA
- a CDS encoding hemolysin III family protein — translation MKPWVEEVANAVTHGIGLALSVAGLPVLVTLAALRGNAWHVVSCSIFGATLVLLYAASTLYHSFPWPKAKQIFQVLDHSAIYLLIAGTYTPFTLVSLRGPWGWTLFGVTWGLAAAGIAFKTFFTGRFSIASTLVYILMGWLIMIAPWSMLSSFPPLGLWLLLAGGVSYTLGTVFFGMRRMPLHHAVWHLFVLAGSVLHFFAVLVTVVPPSPA, via the coding sequence ATGAAGCCCTGGGTCGAGGAAGTGGCGAATGCCGTGACCCACGGGATCGGGTTGGCGCTGAGCGTGGCGGGCCTTCCGGTCCTGGTCACCCTGGCCGCCCTTCGCGGAAACGCCTGGCACGTCGTGTCGTGCAGCATTTTCGGGGCCACCCTGGTTCTCCTCTACGCGGCCTCCACGCTCTATCACAGCTTCCCCTGGCCCAAGGCCAAGCAGATCTTCCAGGTGCTCGATCATTCGGCCATCTACCTGCTCATCGCTGGCACTTACACGCCCTTCACGCTGGTCTCCCTGAGGGGGCCCTGGGGCTGGACCCTTTTCGGGGTCACCTGGGGGCTCGCCGCCGCGGGGATCGCCTTCAAGACGTTTTTCACGGGCCGCTTCAGCATCGCCTCCACCCTTGTGTACATCCTCATGGGCTGGCTCATCATGATCGCGCCCTGGTCCATGCTCTCGTCCTTCCCGCCCCTGGGGCTCTGGCTCCTGCTGGCGGGGGGCGTCTCCTATACGCTGGGGACGGTCTTCTTCGGAATGCGCCGCATGCCCCTCCACCACGCGGTCTGGCACCTGTTCGTGCTCGCGGGAAGCGTTCTTCACTTCTTCGCCGTGCTCGTCACCGTGGTTCCGCCCTCGCCGGCCTGA
- a CDS encoding SDR family oxidoreductase — protein MDRKVVLVTGATSGIGEAAARELAGRRHTVVLSGRDRARIVALERELSAKGLRVVAIPGDLALETDAREVVAESLKTFGEVHALVHAAGVFQVSRLEDTSSDVFRAVLDANLTALHHLLRHLLPHFYARGRGHVVAIGSVASRRAFPLETAYCAAKWGLSGFLEALRLEGRERGLKVTLVNPGPTATPIWSAYPGKAPLDRMLRPEDVAQVAAFALDLPENVLLEEVTVTPSRDPFRGEGG, from the coding sequence ATGGATCGGAAAGTCGTTCTGGTGACGGGAGCCACCTCCGGAATCGGGGAGGCCGCGGCCCGCGAACTCGCCGGCAGGCGCCACACGGTGGTCCTGTCGGGCCGCGACCGGGCGCGGATCGTGGCGCTGGAGCGGGAACTGAGCGCCAAGGGCCTGCGCGTTGTGGCCATCCCGGGGGACCTGGCCCTGGAAACGGACGCCCGGGAGGTCGTGGCCGAATCCCTGAAGACCTTCGGCGAAGTGCACGCGCTCGTGCACGCTGCGGGCGTCTTTCAGGTGTCCCGCCTGGAGGATACGTCTTCCGACGTCTTCCGCGCCGTCCTCGACGCCAATCTCACCGCCCTCCACCATCTGCTGCGCCACCTCCTTCCCCACTTTTATGCCCGGGGCCGCGGCCACGTGGTGGCCATCGGCTCCGTGGCCTCCCGCAGGGCCTTCCCCTTGGAGACAGCTTACTGCGCCGCGAAGTGGGGGCTCTCCGGCTTTCTGGAAGCCCTGCGGCTCGAAGGCCGGGAGAGGGGGCTCAAGGTGACGCTGGTGAACCCGGGCCCCACCGCCACTCCCATCTGGAGCGCCTATCCGGGCAAGGCGCCGCTGGACAGGATGCTCCGTCCCGAGGACGTGGCCCAGGTGGCCGCCTTCGCGCTGGACTTGCCCGAAAACGTCCTGTTGGAAGAGGTCACGGTCACGCCCTCCAGGGACCCCTTCCGGGGAGAAGGGGGCTGA
- a CDS encoding cupin domain-containing protein, with protein MDQADRLIAALGLRPLTFEGGFFAETYRSNRGAGEKGNEPLCTAIYYLLTADTRSRLHRLPKDELFHFYDGDPVEMLQLFPDGTGRALLLGRDVLGGERPQVRVPAGVWQGARLLPGGRFALLGTTMAPGFSPGDFEAGEADRLTPAYPAFAPLIEDLA; from the coding sequence GTGGACCAGGCAGATCGCCTCATCGCCGCTCTCGGGTTGCGGCCCCTCACCTTCGAAGGCGGGTTCTTCGCCGAGACGTACCGTTCGAACCGAGGGGCGGGCGAAAAAGGGAACGAACCCCTTTGCACGGCCATTTACTACCTCCTTACGGCGGACACCCGCTCGCGCCTCCACCGCCTCCCCAAGGATGAGCTGTTTCACTTCTACGACGGGGACCCCGTGGAGATGCTTCAACTCTTCCCCGACGGAACGGGACGGGCCCTCCTGCTGGGGAGGGACGTTCTCGGGGGTGAACGCCCGCAGGTCAGGGTTCCGGCGGGGGTTTGGCAGGGGGCGCGGCTCCTTCCGGGAGGACGGTTCGCCCTCCTGGGCACGACGATGGCCCCCGGGTTTTCTCCGGGCGACTTCGAAGCGGGCGAAGCGGACCGCCTGACCCCGGCCTACCCGGCCTTCGCGCCGCTGATCGAGGATCTGGCATGA
- a CDS encoding succinate dehydrogenase/fumarate reductase flavoprotein subunit, which yields MAEVITHDVLILGTGLAGLRAAVELSIRTGGTANIGVVSKVQIMRSHSVCAEGGTGAVMRPEEGDSFDLHAWDTVKGSDFLADQDVVERFVRTMPDEIRLLEHWGLPWSRREDGRIMQRPFGGHSFPRSCMAADKTGFFEMQALYDTLLKYRNFRRYDEVFATKILTEGGRFAGLCCIDMPTGEFLVIRAKALLLASGGLGNLYGFTTYSQTVTGDGQILAWEAGLPMEDPEFLQFHPTGLIPSGILMTEGCRGEGGYLRNNSGARFMENYAAKFMELAPRDIVSRSEMTEILEGRGFPGPDGLDYIHLDLTHLGADRINKRLPLIREVCIKFLGLDPIEKPIPIRPVAHYSMGGVEADIDGRTRIENIWAAGEVACHSLHGANRLGCNSTAECLAWGGITGANIAAYLKPGPKLSGYSEQEAKDEEGRLFKGLLEKQGDENPYHIRRELRRVMDEHAGVYRSGPSMEAGLKKVAELKDRFSRVSIKDKGRVYNSNLMHTIETSNLLTLAEILLLAAHTRQESRGGHARTDFKTRDDENWLKHTLVFNDGGKPKLDYKDVTITLWKPVERKY from the coding sequence ATGGCTGAGGTCATCACCCACGACGTCCTGATCTTGGGGACGGGGCTCGCCGGACTCCGCGCCGCCGTGGAGCTGTCCATCCGAACGGGGGGCACGGCGAACATCGGCGTGGTTTCCAAGGTTCAGATCATGCGCTCCCATTCGGTTTGCGCAGAGGGGGGCACCGGGGCCGTCATGCGTCCCGAGGAGGGCGACAGCTTCGACCTGCACGCCTGGGACACGGTGAAGGGATCCGATTTCCTCGCCGACCAGGACGTGGTGGAGCGCTTCGTCCGGACCATGCCCGACGAGATCCGCCTCCTCGAGCACTGGGGCCTCCCTTGGTCCCGCCGAGAGGACGGGCGGATCATGCAGCGGCCCTTCGGCGGTCACTCCTTCCCGCGCTCCTGTATGGCGGCCGACAAGACGGGATTTTTCGAAATGCAGGCCCTCTACGACACCCTCCTGAAGTATAGAAACTTCCGGAGGTACGACGAGGTCTTCGCCACGAAGATCCTCACCGAGGGCGGCCGCTTCGCCGGGCTGTGCTGCATCGACATGCCCACGGGCGAGTTCCTGGTGATCCGGGCCAAGGCGCTTCTCCTGGCCTCGGGCGGCCTGGGCAACCTCTACGGCTTCACGACCTACTCCCAGACCGTGACGGGCGACGGCCAGATCCTCGCGTGGGAGGCGGGGCTTCCCATGGAGGATCCGGAGTTCCTGCAGTTTCACCCCACGGGCCTGATCCCCTCGGGGATCCTCATGACCGAAGGATGCCGGGGCGAGGGCGGGTACCTGAGGAACAACTCGGGGGCCCGCTTCATGGAGAACTACGCGGCCAAGTTCATGGAGCTCGCGCCCCGGGACATCGTCTCCCGATCGGAGATGACGGAGATCCTGGAGGGGCGGGGCTTCCCCGGCCCGGACGGCCTGGACTACATCCACCTGGACCTCACCCACCTCGGGGCCGACCGGATCAACAAGCGCCTGCCCCTCATCCGCGAGGTCTGCATCAAGTTCCTGGGCCTCGATCCCATCGAGAAGCCCATCCCCATCCGCCCGGTGGCGCACTACTCCATGGGCGGAGTCGAGGCGGACATCGACGGCCGCACGCGCATCGAGAACATCTGGGCCGCCGGGGAGGTGGCCTGCCACTCCCTCCACGGCGCCAACCGGCTCGGGTGCAATTCGACGGCCGAGTGCCTGGCCTGGGGAGGCATCACGGGAGCCAACATCGCCGCCTACCTCAAGCCGGGACCGAAGCTTTCGGGCTACTCCGAACAGGAGGCCAAGGACGAGGAGGGTCGCCTTTTCAAAGGGCTCCTGGAAAAGCAGGGCGACGAAAACCCGTACCACATCCGCCGGGAGCTCCGCCGCGTCATGGACGAGCACGCCGGCGTCTACCGGAGCGGCCCTTCCATGGAGGCCGGGCTCAAGAAAGTCGCGGAACTGAAGGACCGGTTCTCCCGCGTCTCCATCAAGGACAAGGGGCGGGTCTACAACTCCAACCTCATGCACACCATCGAGACGAGCAACCTCCTCACCCTCGCCGAGATCCTGCTGTTGGCGGCCCACACGCGGCAGGAGTCGCGAGGCGGCCACGCAAGGACCGACTTCAAGACGAGGGACGACGAGAACTGGTTGAAGCACACCCTGGTCTTCAACGACGGCGGGAAGCCCAAGCTGGACTACAAGGACGTGACGATCACCCTTTGGAAGCCCGTCGAGAGGAAGTACTAG